One Phocaeicola dorei genomic region harbors:
- a CDS encoding O-acetylhomoserine aminocarboxypropyltransferase/cysteine synthase family protein, translating to MATKKLHFETLQLHVGQEQPDSATDARAVPIYQTTSYVFHNSAHAAARFGLQDPGNIYGRLTNSTQAVFEQRVAALEGGVAGLAVASGAAAITYAFQNITRAGDHVVAAKTIYGGTYNLLAHTLPTYGVTATFVDPSDLSNFEKAIQENTKAVFIETLGNPNSNIIDIEAVAEIAHRHHIPLIIDNTFGTPYLIRPIEHGADIVVHSATKFIGGHGTSLGGVIVDSGKFDWVASGKFPQLTEPDPCYHGVRFVEAAGPAAYAVRIRAILLRDTGATISPFNAFILLQGLETLSLRVERHVENALKVVEHLKNHPKIKKVNHPSLPEHPDHALYQRYFPNGASSIFTIEVKGGQEEAHRFIDSLEIFSLLANVADVKSLVIHPASTTHSQLNAEELAEQGIYPGTVRLSIGTEHIDDLLADLDQALAGI from the coding sequence ATGGCTACAAAAAAATTACATTTCGAAACATTACAACTTCACGTAGGACAGGAACAACCAGACTCGGCTACGGATGCTCGTGCAGTTCCTATTTATCAGACTACATCTTATGTATTTCATAACTCGGCACATGCAGCCGCACGTTTTGGTTTACAAGATCCGGGTAATATTTATGGGCGTCTGACTAATTCCACTCAAGCTGTTTTTGAACAGCGTGTGGCTGCATTGGAAGGAGGAGTGGCAGGACTTGCCGTAGCTTCCGGGGCTGCTGCCATTACTTATGCGTTTCAGAACATTACTCGTGCAGGTGATCATGTTGTAGCTGCAAAGACTATTTACGGAGGTACTTATAACCTGCTGGCTCATACGTTGCCGACTTATGGTGTGACTGCTACATTTGTGGACCCTAGTGATCTTTCTAATTTTGAGAAAGCTATTCAAGAGAATACAAAGGCGGTGTTTATCGAGACTTTAGGGAATCCTAATTCGAATATTATAGATATAGAGGCTGTGGCGGAAATAGCACATCGCCATCACATACCTTTGATTATTGATAACACTTTTGGTACTCCTTATCTAATTCGTCCCATTGAGCATGGAGCGGATATTGTGGTACATTCCGCTACAAAATTTATTGGTGGTCATGGAACTTCACTGGGTGGCGTGATTGTTGATTCAGGTAAATTTGACTGGGTGGCATCAGGTAAATTTCCTCAACTGACAGAACCAGATCCTTGCTATCATGGGGTGCGTTTTGTAGAGGCGGCAGGTCCGGCCGCTTATGCTGTCCGTATTCGTGCTATTTTATTGCGTGATACTGGCGCGACTATCAGTCCGTTTAATGCTTTTATTCTGTTGCAGGGATTGGAGACACTTTCATTGCGTGTGGAACGTCATGTAGAGAATGCGTTGAAAGTGGTGGAGCATTTGAAAAATCATCCGAAGATCAAGAAAGTAAATCATCCTTCCTTGCCGGAACATCCTGACCATGCTCTGTATCAGCGTTATTTCCCCAATGGAGCCAGTTCTATTTTCACTATCGAGGTGAAAGGTGGTCAGGAAGAAGCACATCGTTTTATCGATAGTCTGGAAATTTTTTCTTTGTTGGCCAATGTCGCTGATGTGAAGTCATTGGTTATCCATCCTGCCAGTACCACTCACTCTCAGTTGAATGCGGAAGAATTGGCGGAACAGGGTATTTATCCGGGGACAGTGCGTTTATCAATAGGTACGGAACATATAGATGATTTGCTGGCCGATTTGGATCAGGCATTAGCTGGAATTTAA
- a CDS encoding DUF4625 domain-containing protein translates to MKTKFYFLVISLLAICSVCLPACDNDEKGDVTKPVIDLVEPEEGAVLKIGNEKGVHFEMNLSDDVMLKSYKINIHNNFDHHGHDSRAAGQKNIAFTFDKVYDVSGLKNTKVHHHDIVIPADAAPGDYHLMVWCTDAAGNQTEVARNIVLSADGGTETEHDHDHE, encoded by the coding sequence ATGAAAACAAAATTTTATTTTCTTGTAATCAGCCTATTGGCTATATGCTCTGTTTGTCTGCCTGCGTGTGATAATGATGAAAAAGGGGATGTAACAAAGCCCGTGATCGATTTGGTAGAACCCGAAGAGGGAGCGGTGTTGAAAATTGGTAATGAGAAAGGGGTACATTTTGAAATGAATTTGTCAGATGATGTGATGTTGAAATCGTATAAAATCAATATTCATAATAATTTTGACCACCACGGACATGATTCCCGGGCAGCCGGACAGAAAAACATAGCTTTTACTTTTGACAAGGTATATGATGTTTCCGGTTTGAAGAATACAAAAGTACATCATCATGATATTGTTATTCCGGCTGATGCTGCTCCCGGAGATTATCATCTGATGGTATGGTGTACCGATGCGGCGGGCAATCAGACAGAAGTGGCTCGTAATATTGTCTTGAGTGCGGACGGAGGTACTGAAACGGAACATGATCATGACCATGAGTGA